The Streptococcus equi subsp. equi nucleotide sequence TTAGGATCAAGCTTTGCTCTTGTTGCTGCTGATATGGCATTAGCGAATATTCAGTCACAAATTCCTGTAGATGAGGTTGTTGATGCTATGTATCAGGTTGGTGCCGCAATGCCAACAGCCTTTAAGGAGACAGCTGAGGGAGGATTAGCAGCAACCCCAACAGGTAGACGGTATAGTAAAGAAATTTTCGGAGACTAATATAATCAAGTAACGATAGACTGAGGAGACGTCATGAAAGCAATCCTATTTGACTTAGATGGTACTTTGGTGGATTCTAGTATAGGAATACTAAATGCCTTTGAATACACCTTTCAAAAAATGAAAATCCCTTGTCCTGATCATAGCATATTATCGTCTTACATCGGACCACCCTTAGAAGCGACCTTTTCAGCATTTTTTAGGAATCAGCATGATGTCGAGGTTGCTATAACACACTTTAGAGATTTTTACAGGGAATTAGGCATTTACCAAGCAAGGCTTTATTCTGGAATCACAGAGCTATTAGATAATCTCTCGCAAGAAGGTCTTGACCTCTATGTGACAACTAGTAAATATGAACCTATGGCAAGGCAAATGCTTCAGGATTTAACGATTAGCCATTATTTCAAAGCTATCCTAGGCTCTATTTCTAATCGGTGTCACAAGTTGGATATCGTCAAGGCATGCTTACAAGATTTTGCTATTAATAAAAAAGAAGCTATAATTGTTGGAGATACCAAATTTGACATGATTGGTGGTAAACAAGCAGGCATTACAAGACTTGG carries:
- a CDS encoding 5'-nucleotidase, with the translated sequence MKAILFDLDGTLVDSSIGILNAFEYTFQKMKIPCPDHSILSSYIGPPLEATFSAFFRNQHDVEVAITHFRDFYRELGIYQARLYSGITELLDNLSQEGLDLYVTTSKYEPMARQMLQDLTISHYFKAILGSISNRCHKLDIVKACLQDFAINKKEAIIVGDTKFDMIGGKQAGITRLGVTWGFGCQEDLQAHGAQYIGHTPQEVIEIIQSL